Proteins encoded in a region of the Pseudopipra pipra isolate bDixPip1 chromosome 18, bDixPip1.hap1, whole genome shotgun sequence genome:
- the CRYBB2 gene encoding beta-crystallin B2: protein MMASEHQMPASKQQQASSKIAIFEQENFQGRCHELSGACPNLKEAGVDKVGSILVHSGPWVGYEQASCKGEQFVFEKGEYPRWDSWTNSRRSDSITSLRPIKVDSQEHKIVLYENPSFTGKKIEIIDDDVPSFHAHGYQEKVSSVRVQSGTWVGYQYPGYRGYQYLFEKGDYKDSSDFGAQHPQIQSVRRIRDMQWHQRGAYHPTN, encoded by the exons ATGATGGCTTCCGAGCACCAAATGCCAGcctccaagcagcagcaagccAGCTCCAAG ATTGCCATCTTCGAGCAGGAGAACTTCCAGGGCCGCTGCCATGAGCTCAGCGGGGCCTGCCCCAACCTGAAGGAAGCCGGCGTGGACAAAGTGGGCTCCATCCTGGTGCACTCCGGACC CTGGGTGGGCTACGAGCAGGCAAGCTGCAAAGGGGAGCAGTTTGTGTTTGAGAAGGGGGAGTACCCCCGCTGGGACTCCTGGACCAACAGCCGGAGAAGCGACAGCATCACTTCCCTGAGACCCATCAAAGTG GACAGCCAGGAGCACAAGATCGTGCTGTACGAAAACCCCAGCTTCACGGGCAAGAAGATCGAAATCATAGACGACGATGTGCCCAGCTTCCACGCACACGGCTATCAGGAGAAGGTCTCATCCGTGCGGGTGCAGAGCGGCAC GTGGGTGGGATACCAGTACCCTGGCTACCGGGGCTACCAGTACCTGTTTGAAAAGGGGGACTACAAGGACAGCTCAGATTTCGGCGCTCAGCACCCCCAGATCCAGTCGGTCAGGCGCATCCGGGACATGCAGTGGCACCAGCGTGGCGCTTACCACCCCACCAACTAG